Within the Bacteroidia bacterium genome, the region CGGGGGTGAGTGTGGGAAGGTTGGTGCGCGAAACGCTACCCGGGGTGCCCGAAGGGCGGGGGTGAGTGTGGGAAGGTTGGTGCGCGAAACGCTACCCGGGGTGCCCGAAGGGCGGGGGTGAGTGTGGAGTGGCTGGTGCGCTCTGATATTCAGCACTTTATATCCATCCAACAATAATTAACTATATTCGATTAACTTTTTACCAGCCCAAGCGTTACACCTATATACGGCACGTAAATTGGACGTATGACTATAGTGAAAACGACATTACATATCCTTTTGATCTTGCTGGTTTCATCTAACCTGGTTGAGGCGCAGGAGAAGCCTACGATGTACGTTCCGTACACCGTGGAGAACGGAGACACCGTACGATACATGAGTCTGCCCGCTGTGAATATTGTCGCTGAACTGAAATTCAAATCCAAAAAAGAAAAAGAAAAATATAATAAACTCAAGCGCGACATTCGTAAGGTCTACCCTCTTGCCATTCTTGCCGGAGTGAAGATTGAGGAATACAATGCCAAACTAGCCACCCTGAAAACCGAACTGGAGCGCGATCTGTACATGAAGCGCGCCGAAAAGGAACTGATTAAGGAATTCAAAGACGATATCGAGAAACTGACGCTGAGCCAGGGACGACTGCTGATAAAGCTGATTGACCGTGAAACCGGCTCTTCATCTTATGGGCTGGTGAAGGAACTGCGCGGTTCATTCTCCGCGTTCATGTGGCAAACCGTTGCACTCATGTTCAACGCGAGCCTGAAAAAGGAGTATGACGCGACCGGCGACGACAAGATGGTGGAACTGATCATTCACCAAATCGAAAACGGAGACGTTTAAATAAAGCAACATCCCATAAAAAAATCCCCTCCGTGATGCACGAAGGGGATTTTATTTTTACGACACACGAGGCTACTTCACCGCGTCGACCACCGCTTTAAAAGCTTCCGGATGATTCATGGCCAAATCGGCCAGGGCCTTACGGTTAAGCTCAATACCTTTCTTGTTCAGGACTCCGATAAACTGTGAATAGCTCATTCCGTATTCCCGAATTCCGGCATTGATCCGCTGGATCCATAATCCGCGCATGATCCGCTTCTTGCCTTTTCTTCCGGAGTAGGCATAGGTCATTCCCTTTTCGTGAATGTTCTTCGCGATGGAAAGAACATTCTTCCTCATTCCCCAGTACCCTTTGGTTTTCTTGAGGAGTTTCTTTCTGCGTGCCCGTGAGGCTACGCTGTTTACTGATCTTGGCATTCTTCTTCGTTTTTTGGTCGTCAGCGATCCCGAAGGATACTTTTAAAGCTGAACGTCCGGGTTTAACATCGTCCCCTCCGCGGTTTGCCGGGCAGGACAACCATTCTTATCCGATCACCAGCAGTTTTTTGATCTTGCTGAGGTCCGATTTGTGGACCAAGGTCATTTTGGCCAGGCGTTCCTTACGCTTCTTCTCTTTCTTGGTGAGAATATGATTTTTGTACGCCTTCTTCCTCTTGATCTTTCCGGTGCCGGTTACAATGAACCGCTTTTTGGCACTGGAATTGGTTTTCATTTTAGGCATGTTGATCTCTGTTTTTCTTTAACTGATACGTTTTACTTCTTTTTAGGTGCGAGCACCATTATCATTTTCTTTCCTTCCAGCATCGGGAGCTGTTCCGGCTTCCCGTAATTCTCCAACTCATTGGCAAAACGAAGAAGAAGGATTTCTCCCTGCTCCTTGAAGACAATGCTTCTTCCCCTGAAGAAAACGAATGCCTTCACCTTATTGCCATCCTGCAGAAACTTCATGGCATGATTCTTTTTAAAATTGAAATCATGGTCATCCGTCTGCGGTCCGAAACGAATCTCCTTCACCACCACCTTTGCCTGCTTCGCCTTCAGTTCCTTCTGCTTCTTCTTCTGATCGTACAGAAACTTCTTATAGTCTACAATCTTGCAAACAGGTGGTTCTGCTGTCGGCGCGATCTCCACAAGATCCAGTCCCTGTTCCTTCGCCATCTGAAGAGCTTTCTCCACCGTGAATACTCCCGGTGTGATTCCGTCTCCCACGACTCTTACTTCCGGCACCCGGATCTTTTCGTTGATCCGGTGAAGTTCCTCCTTGCGAGGTCCGCGATAGGGTTGACGCGGTCCCGAAAAGGAAGGTCTCGGCTTATAAAATGGTGTTGCTATAAATACCTCCGTTTTTAATTATTAACGGCCGGCAGTTCCAGCTGTGCAGAAACTTCCGACTGAATTTGCATCACGAACTCCCGAATCCCCACCGCGCCTTTGTCTCCTTCACCATGCTTTCGCACCGACACTCTTTCTTCACTCATTTCTTTCTCTCCCACCACGAGCATGTAGGGTATCTTTCTGACCTCCGTATCACGTATCTTCTTGCCTATCTTCTCGTTACGGCTGTCAACGAGGGCGCGAATATCGGATTTTTTAAGAATTTGTACAACTTTCTGGGCGTAATCATTGAACTTATCCGATATGGGCAGAACGGCTACCTGGCTGGGAGCCAGCCACAAAGGGAAATTTCCGGCATAATGCTCGATCAGAAAGCCTATGAAACGCTCATGGGTACCCAAGGGGGCCCTGTGAATACAGATAGGTGTCTCGGCCTGATTCTCTTTGTTCCTGAAAGTCAGGCCAAAACGAGCAGGTACAGCAAAATCAACCTGGTTAGTGGCCAAGGTAAATTCCCGGCCTATTGCGGACCATACCTGGACATCTATCTTCGGTCCATAAAAAGCACCTTCGTCTGCTACTTCCACATAGGGGATTTTTGAACTTATCAGTACATCCCGCACCATGTCCTCGGTCTGCTTCCATAACTCCGGATTGTTCACATACTTCTTTCCCAGCTTCGACGCCTCATGGGTACTAAAGCGCATCACATATTTTCCAATGCCGAATATCCTGAAATATTTCAGGTACATTTCATTCACTGCCCTGAACTCCTCTGCAAACTGCTCCCGTGTACAATAAATGTGTGCATCGTTCATCTGCAATGACCTTACACGCATCAAACCGAACAGCTCTCCGCTTTGCTCGAATCTGTAACAGGTTCCGTATTCTGCTAACCGAATGGGAAGATCACGGTAACTTGCATTCAGGTTCGAGAATATTTTATGATGATGCGGACAATTCATTGCCTTCAGATAATACTTCTCCCCCTCCATCACCATTGGAGGGAACATGCTGTCCTCGTAATAAGGCAGGTGCCCTGATGTCAGATACATACTTTCCTTGGCAATGTGGGGTGTTCGCACCCGCTTGTATCCGGCCAGGTCCTCGGTGCGCTTCGCAAGTCTTTCCAACTCCTCAATAATGATTCCCCCATTGGGAAGCCAAAGGGGCAGGCCCGGACCTACATCTTCATCGAATGTAAATATTTCCAGTTCCTTCCCGAGCTTCCGGTGATCGCGCTTTTTCGCTTCCTCCAGCATGTTCAGGTAATCATCCAGCTCCTGCTTTTTGGTATACGCAGTACCGTAGATTCGGGTCAGCTGCTTATTTTTCTCGTCGCCTTTCCAGTATGCTCCGGCGATACTCATCAATTTGACCGCCTTTATAAATCCGGTGTTGGGAATGTGTGGTCCCCGGCACAGATCTGTAAAATTTCCCTGGGTATAAAAAGTGATATTTCCATCTTCCAGGTTTTGCAGCAGATCTACCTTGTATTCATCTCCCTTTTCCTTAAAATGATTCAACGCCTCCGCTTTGGGTACCTCCTTTCGCTGATAGATCAGGTTCTGCTTCGCCAGTTCCATCATCTTCTTCTCAATCTTCTCAAAGTCCGCAGCGGTGATCACATGTTGCCCGGGATCTACATCATAATAAAATCCGTTTTCAACGGGAGGGCCAACCCAGAACTTCACTCCCGGATAATAGAACTCCAGGGCTTCCGCCATCAGGTGTGCAGATGAATGCCAAAGCGTGGATTTTCCCTCAGCATCTTCCCACTTCAGAAGGATGAGTTTTACATCGGTGTGAATAGGCCGTGTGGCATCCCACACCTCTCCGTTCACTTTGGCTGCCAATACATTCCGCGCTAAACCTTCACTGATACTTCTTGCAATATCCAGGGCGGTGCTGCCCTTCGGATAAGTCCTGACCGAACCGTCAGGAAGTGTAATGTTGATCATGTTTCTTCTGTTTACCCGCCCCTACGAACGGACGGGATGTTAAAGTTAGCAAATAAAAAAAGCGCCCCGGAAAAGGACGCTTTTCTGTTTCAGTATGTTCGGATTAATCGTATCCGAGAACCATGTAAACGCATCCCTTGATCTTGAGCCCCAGCGTGTCAGCAGGCACATCGTAATCAATGTACACTTTACGCGTGTGCTTGGTAGGGTTATAAATCAGCGTGGTGTTGTTGTCCAGACTGTCTTTGTTGGAAAACAATACATCCCGTTTCTCATTGTCACGGCTCTTGTTATATACATTGATACCGATCTTCTTGGGCATACCCTCTGTGTTAAAGACCAGGCGGTATTTTCCGAAAAGAGAAAGAGGCACCTCCGTGGAGATCTTCATGGGCTTCTTGGTCCAGTTAATACGGGTAAGTTTAGCGGAGTCGTATTTGAACGGATCCAGGGAAGACTTGGTCTTCTTTTTCATTTCTACAGGGTTGCAGATGTCTTTCGCTTTCTGAACAACCTTAAATGCGGTGAAGCCCAGTCCCAGGACCAGTACCACCATAAGAAACAATTGCTTTTTCATATCTGTATTTCTTCAGATTAACCTTTAATAATGGCTGCGCGCATGGATTCGAGCTTTGCAGTGAGCGTTGTCAGCTGCTCGGCAGTAGGCTCGATCTTCACCTCAGAAGGTGTATCGCTTTCCATCATTTCCTTGACACCCGGAATAGCTGCGATCAGGTCGTGAACGGCTTTCAATTCTACGAGGAGACCTGCAATGTTGGAATCCTTCGACTCATGGTTGGTAAGTTCCTTGATCAGGTTCTCCAGAATGCCCATCTGGTCTGCCAGCTGCCCGGCCAGTTTGCTATCCTTTCCTTTTCCGGAAACCTTAGCCGCAATGTACATGCTCTCGATCCAGGCTCCTGAAAACACAACGGCTGCGGTCATCTGACGGTCGTTATCTGCAAAGAATTCGTCGCTCTTACTTTGTAGCTCTGAAAGGATGAACATGATGGAATCTTCGTTGTTCAGGTTCTCATCAAAGCGCTTCATCAGCGACTCGCTGTCAAAAACCGTTGACATTCCCAGCTTATCTGATAAAGACTTCACTGCGTTCATATAATTGCGCGCTTCATTGTTCTGTTTGTTTAACACACAATATGCCAAATCGGAAGAGAATACGCCCAGGTTAAGGGACTGCGCATAACTGGTTCCGTAGTTGGCCTCACTTTTCGGATCGTGTGTGGTTCCGGCTACATACTTCAATCCCGACTTCTTAAAGATGTAGGCGATCTGAAGTGGTGAGGGAAGAAGATAGGCCTGCTGGTCACCATCATCTTCCACTACTGAATCCTGGGCTGTGCTGTCAACTCCGTCTGTTACAGGTTGATCGTCGCCACCGCCGCAGGAAGAGAACGTAAGGGCTGCAATGGCCATTACGGAAAAAACAATTCTTTTCATGCTCTGGTTTTTTTCAAAAATCAGGCTAAAGTACTAAAATATATGGAATCTCAAATCTTATTGTTTCTGAGGCTGTTAGAGACCCCAACAGGAGAGGAAAAAGGCATGTGCGGTTGCAAAGAATCCCTTTCTGTATTATTGTATCTGTCTGTATTTCAGCACAATATAAAATTTAAAAACTGCTCCCCGAAAAGGCGGCATAAAAAAAAGGGGATCTCACGATCCCCTTAAAAATCCTGCTGTCTAAAATCAACGAATAACTGAAACGTGACCGATATAGGTGTGCTTCTTGTCGAATACGTCGGTGAGTACCACTTTCCAAACATATACGTCTTCCTGAACCAGCTTTTTGGAAGGACCATTCATCACTTTGGCATCCCATCCTTTGTCCATGTCTTCTGTCCACCAGATCAGGTCGCCCCAGCGATCAAAAATCATGAGTTTATATTCTTTCCAACCTACGCCGTAGGTATAGAAGAATTCATTCACACCATCACCATTCGGAGTCACACAATTGGGTGCGTAGAACGTGAATTCCGGATTGATAATCACCTCAAGAGTAGTACTGGAAGTACATCCCCACTGGTTCGCAATCGTAAGTGTTATAGTATAGGTATGAATTCCGTCATTCTCATCCGGATATACATGAGCCGGGTTTTGAGTAGTGTCTGTATTTGACCCGTCACCGAAATCCCACAACCACGTGATCGGGTTGCCTACGGAAAGATCCGTGAACTGAATGTTGGTATTCAGTACCGTTGTTACAGTGGGTGTTGCACTGGCGGAAGCAATGGGTATCGGGAACACGTCTATGTAATTGGGAATGGTAATGGTGGACACACAACCCGCACTGGTAGTAACTGTTAGTGTTACCGTATAAGAAATCACGTTCTGTGTTGTGTTATCAAAACAATGAGAAGGATTTGTGAGACTGCTGGTAGGACTTCCATCTCCGAAATCCCATACCCATCCTGTAATGGTTCCCGTTGTAACCGTTGACTGATCGGCAAACTGCACACAATGCTGGGCACAACCGTCGGTATCATTTGCAGTAAGCATTGGTACAGGAAGCGGATTTACAGTTACCTGAATGGATGCCGAATCCACGCAACCTGCCGATGAAGTCACGATGAGGCTGACGGTATAGTTTCCAGCTGCGCTGAAAATATGTGTAGGATTCTGCTGTGTGGAAGTATTATTAGGTCCGGAATTCGGATCGCCAAAGTTCCAGGCCCATCCGGTGATGGTTCCGCTCGATATGGTGGACTGATCAGTGAATTGTGTAGGCGAGTTGACGCAAACAGCATTCGCAGAGAAAGCCACATTGGGCAGGGGATTCACGATCACCTGCAATGTGCTGCTGGCTGAGCAGCCATTATTGGAGGTTACCGTCAGCGTAACCGTGTAAGTTCCTGACTGCATATACAGGTGGGTGGGATTCTGAGTATTGTCCAGCGGGGTATTATCACCGAAGTTCCAGCTCCACGCAGTAATGTTTCCGTTTGCTACGGTTGACTGATCTGTAAAGTTCGTAACGATACCGACACACACTGTTGTGGCTGCAAATTGGGGTGTGGGTCCGGGGAATACCGTAACCTGCTGGGTAATGGTATCAGTACAGTTACCCTGACTGGTTACAATGAGAGTTACGGTATAATTCCCGGGCGTTGTATACATGTGAGTGGGACTCTGCACGTTGGAAGTGTTATTCGGTCCGGAAGGAGGATCTCCGAAATTCCAGCTCCACTGCGCTGCGCCCGTGCTCTGATCCGTAAACGGCATGGGGTTATTGGTACATACATTGGTAAAATTAAATGCCGCCACAGGCAGAGGGTAAACCGTTACCTGCACGTTCACCGTATTCTGGCAACCGTTATTGGAGGTCACGGTAAGAACCACATTATAGTTTCCGGCTGCAGTATATACGTGGGTGGGATTCTGCAATGTAGAAGTGTTATTCGGTCCGGAGGGTGGATCTCCAAAGTTCCAGCTCCAAGCGGTAATTGTTCCGGAAGAAATGTTTGATTGATCCGTGAACACTGTTGGCTGTCCCACACACACTGTAGTTGCAATAAACTGCGCCTGGGGAAGAGGATGTACGGTGACCACTAACTGGAAAGTATCAGCACATGCCGGAGTACCGCTGTGTGAAATGAGTGTAACGGTGTACTGACCCGGACTTCCGTAAGTATGCGTAGGATTCTGGGTATTATCAAGCGGAGAAGCATCACCGAAATTCCACTGCCAGAAAGTAGGACCTCCTGTTGTCAGGTCGGTGAAAACGGTTGGTTGATTCAGACACACCGCCGTTGCCGATGCGTTTGCAACCACCGGATTTCCCACAAGTGTCACCACCTGAGTTATGGTATCGGCACAAAACCCGTTACTGGCTATGAGCGTTATGGTGTAGGTTCCGGAGTTTGTGTAATTGTGACTGACCGGATTCTGTAAATTACTGTTGGGTGATGCATCGCCCCAAATCCAGGTCCACGTTGTAGCATTTCCTGTAGTATTGTTTGTAATATTTACCACTCCGCCGGAACAAGCAGGGTTGGGCACTGCGGTAAATGCAGCCAAAGGTCCTGGAACAACAACAATTGTATCGTAGAGGGTAGTAAAACAACTTGGGTTGGAAATTGAACTCACCACGCAGGAATATACCGTTGTTGCCGTTGGAGAAACTGTGATACACTGGGTGGTAGCTGCTGTAGGATTCCACAAATAGCTTCCTCCACCGGGAGGGGCGCAGATCTGGGTGCTTCCGCCCGGACAAATAGTATCGTTTCCAAGAATCTGCATGGGAGCACAGGAAGCATCAACGTATGCATATCCAAAGTGTCCTCCCTGTGAACAATCACCAACGGTAAATCGTATGGTCACACACTGCCCAATGTAGGCACTAAAGTCAATATTAACCGTTGTCCACGGTCGGTAATACGTCCCGAATGAACACGCTGCGGGGAAGAAGTTGGGAATACTGGGCCCTCCCACTACCAAATATTGTCCGCATTGTATGGGATTTCCAACGTTATCGTACACATCTATTTTGAAAAAGGGTTGTTCCTGGTTGGTATGCGAAGCGTCCTGCACTACCACTGCATAAGAATACTGAAATGACGAAGTGAGTGCTGATACAGTGAAAGTTTGTTCAATTGTTCCTCCTCCATATCCGGTTGTCTGACCGTTTCCAAGCATCACAGAAAAATTTCCGCCCGGATTTACCACAGGGAAATTTCCGCAGGCATCGAGACCGGCGCCGGTCATCATGGTGTGCTGGGCTGAAGGTAATCCTACTCCTTGTTGATTATAGGTGGGTGTTGGAGCGGGAGGTGTGCTCATGGAAATGGTTCCGTAGGTTCCATACCAGCCGGTCCATCCTCCGCTTTCAAAATCTGCGTTTGTACACTGCGGTTGGCAAACAGGAGGCAAAATACCCTGAATATCTATGGTATATCCAAAGCACGCCGGAGTTGGCCAGTTGTCAATCATAATGAAATAGCACTGTGCTGCAACCGCATTAAAGGTAAGGCCCTGTGAACAAGCTGTAGATGTATTACCAGCGATACAATTGGTGGACGTAGGACAGCCCGAGTAAACAGAGATAGAAGACCAGGCCGGACATGGGTTGATGTTGGACAGACTGATGGAAACCTGCTGAGTAGTTGGGGCACAGAAATAATAAAACCAATCCGGACCGGTTGTATAAATTGAAGAAACCGATGTACAATTAGAAGTTAAATTGTTGATCACATCGGTACCGTTACAGGTGCTGCCAGTTGCGGTGAAGGGAAGCGTGCTAATTGGTGAGGCCATGGCGGCGGCACAGGTGTTACCACCCTGGGCTTTCACTCCGAAGGAAATACCGAGAAGCAGAACGAAACAAATTGAGGCCAGTTGTTTCATTGTTAGGTGTATTAGGGTTTGGGGCTTGGTCATTTTGGTCTTTGGCTAGGGAATCGGGGATTTATTCTTCCTTGAATGAGGCATTACTTGTTTTTGCTTCGTACCCATAATAATTAATCACGGTCAGCAGGGCGGCCAAATCAATCTGAGAGATAACCTTAATCGTCATCCATCCGGTAGCAGCATCTGTGGTACACGAAAGAATTCCCTTTCTCTGCAACATATTCTGATCAAGTTTCACTGCATCGGTGGCATTCAGTTGAGTAGTAACCTGTACTGAAAATATTTTGTTCTTCTCCCCGTTCACCGGTGCCTGGGCTGACAAAGTTGCCGGCAGGAAAAACAAAAACATTACAACCCAAAGAAGCGAGTGGGAGAAAGTAAAAGGTGCCTTTTTCATGATACTTTGTTTAGATTGTATGCTAAATAACTGAATTATCAGACAAAAGTCAAGTTATTCTTGGACGAATCCCTCAATAGAACAGACTAAGCCTAAAAGTTTAAGGTTGCACAGAAAGCAAAAAGGCGACCTATAAATAGGCCGCCTATTGTACAAGTCTGATTTCTCTTCCTATCTGATAACCGTCACGTGACCGACGTACTCATGCTTTTTATCAAAAACATCCACCACAATGGCCTTCCATACATACACGTCTTCCTGCACTAATGCCCTCTTATTCTGCACTTTACAATCCCAGCCTTGGTTCATGTCGGTTGTCTGCCAGATCAGATCGCCCCAACGGTCGAAGATCATAAGTTTGTATTCCTTCCAACCTACTCCATAGGTATAGAACAGTTGGTTATTGCCGTCACCATTGGCTGTAACGCAATTCGGCGCAAAGAAGGAAA harbors:
- a CDS encoding PKD domain-containing protein, whose amino-acid sequence is MKQLASICFVLLLGISFGVKAQGGNTCAAAMASPISTLPFTATGSTCNGTDVINNLTSNCTSVSSIYTTGPDWFYYFCAPTTQQVSISLSNINPCPAWSSISVYSGCPTSTNCIAGNTSTACSQGLTFNAVAAQCYFIMIDNWPTPACFGYTIDIQGILPPVCQPQCTNADFESGGWTGWYGTYGTISMSTPPAPTPTYNQQGVGLPSAQHTMMTGAGLDACGNFPVVNPGGNFSVMLGNGQTTGYGGGTIEQTFTVSALTSSFQYSYAVVVQDASHTNQEQPFFKIDVYDNVGNPIQCGQYLVVGGPSIPNFFPAACSFGTYYRPWTTVNIDFSAYIGQCVTIRFTVGDCSQGGHFGYAYVDASCAPMQILGNDTICPGGSTQICAPPGGGSYLWNPTAATTQCITVSPTATTVYSCVVSSISNPSCFTTLYDTIVVVPGPLAAFTAVPNPACSGGVVNITNNTTGNATTWTWIWGDASPNSNLQNPVSHNYTNSGTYTITLIASNGFCADTITQVVTLVGNPVVANASATAVCLNQPTVFTDLTTGGPTFWQWNFGDASPLDNTQNPTHTYGSPGQYTVTLISHSGTPACADTFQLVVTVHPLPQAQFIATTVCVGQPTVFTDQSNISSGTITAWSWNFGDPPSGPNNTSTLQNPTHVYTAAGNYNVVLTVTSNNGCQNTVNVQVTVYPLPVAAFNFTNVCTNNPMPFTDQSTGAAQWSWNFGDPPSGPNNTSNVQSPTHMYTTPGNYTVTLIVTSQGNCTDTITQQVTVFPGPTPQFAATTVCVGIVTNFTDQSTVANGNITAWSWNFGDNTPLDNTQNPTHLYMQSGTYTVTLTVTSNNGCSASSTLQVIVNPLPNVAFSANAVCVNSPTQFTDQSTISSGTITGWAWNFGDPNSGPNNTSTQQNPTHIFSAAGNYTVSLIVTSSAGCVDSASIQVTVNPLPVPMLTANDTDGCAQHCVQFADQSTVTTGTITGWVWDFGDGSPTSSLTNPSHCFDNTTQNVISYTVTLTVTTSAGCVSTITIPNYIDVFPIPIASASATPTVTTVLNTNIQFTDLSVGNPITWLWDFGDGSNTDTTQNPAHVYPDENDGIHTYTITLTIANQWGCTSSTTLEVIINPEFTFYAPNCVTPNGDGVNEFFYTYGVGWKEYKLMIFDRWGDLIWWTEDMDKGWDAKVMNGPSKKLVQEDVYVWKVVLTDVFDKKHTYIGHVSVIR
- the thrS gene encoding threonine--tRNA ligase produces the protein MINITLPDGSVRTYPKGSTALDIARSISEGLARNVLAAKVNGEVWDATRPIHTDVKLILLKWEDAEGKSTLWHSSAHLMAEALEFYYPGVKFWVGPPVENGFYYDVDPGQHVITAADFEKIEKKMMELAKQNLIYQRKEVPKAEALNHFKEKGDEYKVDLLQNLEDGNITFYTQGNFTDLCRGPHIPNTGFIKAVKLMSIAGAYWKGDEKNKQLTRIYGTAYTKKQELDDYLNMLEEAKKRDHRKLGKELEIFTFDEDVGPGLPLWLPNGGIIIEELERLAKRTEDLAGYKRVRTPHIAKESMYLTSGHLPYYEDSMFPPMVMEGEKYYLKAMNCPHHHKIFSNLNASYRDLPIRLAEYGTCYRFEQSGELFGLMRVRSLQMNDAHIYCTREQFAEEFRAVNEMYLKYFRIFGIGKYVMRFSTHEASKLGKKYVNNPELWKQTEDMVRDVLISSKIPYVEVADEGAFYGPKIDVQVWSAIGREFTLATNQVDFAVPARFGLTFRNKENQAETPICIHRAPLGTHERFIGFLIEHYAGNFPLWLAPSQVAVLPISDKFNDYAQKVVQILKKSDIRALVDSRNEKIGKKIRDTEVRKIPYMLVVGEKEMSEERVSVRKHGEGDKGAVGIREFVMQIQSEVSAQLELPAVNN
- the rplT gene encoding 50S ribosomal protein L20, with the translated sequence MPRSVNSVASRARRKKLLKKTKGYWGMRKNVLSIAKNIHEKGMTYAYSGRKGKKRIMRGLWIQRINAGIREYGMSYSQFIGVLNKKGIELNRKALADLAMNHPEAFKAVVDAVK
- a CDS encoding translation initiation factor IF-3: MATPFYKPRPSFSGPRQPYRGPRKEELHRINEKIRVPEVRVVGDGITPGVFTVEKALQMAKEQGLDLVEIAPTAEPPVCKIVDYKKFLYDQKKKQKELKAKQAKVVVKEIRFGPQTDDHDFNFKKNHAMKFLQDGNKVKAFVFFRGRSIVFKEQGEILLLRFANELENYGKPEQLPMLEGKKMIMVLAPKKK
- a CDS encoding DUF4294 domain-containing protein, which encodes MTIVKTTLHILLILLVSSNLVEAQEKPTMYVPYTVENGDTVRYMSLPAVNIVAELKFKSKKEKEKYNKLKRDIRKVYPLAILAGVKIEEYNAKLATLKTELERDLYMKRAEKELIKEFKDDIEKLTLSQGRLLIKLIDRETGSSSYGLVKELRGSFSAFMWQTVALMFNASLKKEYDATGDDKMVELIIHQIENGDV
- the rpmI gene encoding 50S ribosomal protein L35, encoding MPKMKTNSSAKKRFIVTGTGKIKRKKAYKNHILTKKEKKRKERLAKMTLVHKSDLSKIKKLLVIG